Below is a window of Polyangiaceae bacterium DNA.
ATGCTCACTTTCGGATCAGGCGGGCCAGCACCTCGCCGAGCTCGTCCACGTCCACGTTCACGATCTCGTCCAGCGGGATCTCCTCGATGCCCAGGAGCAAGAGCTCCGGCTCCGACGAGCGGTGCTCGGGTGAGATGTCGATGCTCGAGCGATCGTAGACCGGCACCGCGGCCCGACGCGGGCCGTGGCAGTCGATGACCACGACGGAGACGTTGTCCGGCGCGCCCTCGGCCTTGGCCAGGTCGATCAGCGCCACCACGGTCTCCGCCGGGGGATCGCGGCGGGCGAGCGTTTCGGCGATGGTCTCCGGCGTCACCTCGCCGGTGAGGCCGTCGCTGCACAGGAGGAAGCGATCCCCGTCCACCACCTGGTGTGACGTCATCGGGATCCGCAGCTTGTCTTCCATGCCCAGCGCTCGGGTCACCGCGTGCTGCGGCAGGCTAGACAAGACGTCGTCGTCCAGATCCGGACGCTGCTCGATGACGTCGTTGATCATCGAGTGGTCCACCGTGAGCTGCTCCAGGTTGCCGGCGCGAAGGCGATAGCAGCGGCTGTCGCCGGCGTGCGCCACGTGTACCAGCGACGAGCGGTGCGAGAACAACAGCGCGACGGCGGTGGTGCCCATGCCGCGCTTGCTCCGCGCCGCCTTGGCGATGTCCACCACGCTCTTGTTGGCGCGGTGCAGCGCCGCCGCCAGCCGGCGCCCGTCCACCGCGATGCCGAACGGGTCGAGATCGGGCTTGGCCCGAGCCTCCGCCTCGGTCTCGGCCACGTGCTTCTGCACCATGCGGGCCGCCGCCAGCGCCGCCACGTCTCCCGCCTCGTGGCCCCCCGCGCCGTCGAACACTCCGTAGAGCCCCAGGTCGTCGCGCAGCACGATGACGTCCTCGTTCGCCTTGCGCACGAAGCCGACGTCCGTGAGCCCGAACGCCGTGAGCGTGAGCGTCGCTTGGGTCGAGGGCCCGAGGGTCATGACCCGATCATAGATCAGGCGGCTCCGCGTCAGGGGAGTCGAGGAAAGGCGGCGCGTCCGCGGGCATACGGACCGCCAGCTCCACCGCGGCGGCCAGGCGCGGGCCGTGGCTCGCGGAGTAGCCGACCTGGTAGTCCACGAGGTAGCCGTTTCGGCCGATCACCGCCACGACCGGCACGGTCTGGAGCGGATCGTAGGCGAGCGCGAAGCGCGGGAAGCTCGTGCCGCGCACCACCGGCTTGGGCAGCCGATGGCGGCGCAAGAAATCCGGCACCGCGTCCCAGGTGTCGGCGTCGTCCAGCGAGACCAGGAGCACGGGCAGCTCCGCGTGCGGACCGATCGCTTGGGCCACGAGCGGCAGCTTCATGTCGCACACGCGGCACCAGGTGGCGAAGAACACGACCACGAACGGCTGCTTCCCGATCCACTCCTTCGACGGGAAGCTCCGGCCGTCCGTGGAGGAGACGCGGAAGTCGGGGACGCGCTCCTTCGGTGCCAGCACCCGGAACGGCACCGACTCTGGCTCGGGCTCCGGCGCCGGGGCTTCGCTCGGCGCGGGCGCGGCGCGCGGCTCCGCCGGCTGCGCGGCGCAGCCCGACAGCAGTGCGAGCCAGAGGGCGGCGGGCCGCAGCATCTGCTACAGGTTAGGACGTCCGCCCGCGATCACCATGACGAACTGGCTTCGACGCTCGCTCGTGCTGCTCCTCGGCCTTGGCGCCGGCGCGCTGCTGCTGCCGGTGGAGGCGGGCTGCGGCGGTTGCCACGAAGGCGCCTGCGAGTGCGCGGACGGCACGAAGATCCGCGTGAAGGCGGCGCCCTGCGAGTGTAGGAGCGCCTGCGCCTCCCACGGCGGCGAGTGCAGCGACGACTACGCGGGCTGCCCAATCGACGGTGGCGACGCCGGGGACGACTGACGCCCACCGCGGGCGCCTCGATCGCGGATATCTTGCTCGCCTCGGGCGATTCCGCGAGATTGGGCGGGCATGCCTGCCCGCAAGAGGACCCCCGGGATCGTGCTCTCCGGTGGCGGCATGCGCGGGGCGTACGAGGCGGGGGTCGTGGCGGGCGTGATGCAGGTGCTCGGGCGCAAGGCCGACGACGCGCCGCTGTTTCGGGTCATGGCGGGCACCTCGGTCGGCGCCATCAACGCGGCGTTCCTGGCCTCGAGGTCCGAGCGGGGCGACCACGGCGCGGAGGAGCTCCTGGAGTTCTGGCGCAGCCTGCGCCTGGAGACCCACGCCAAGCTGCGCTTGCTCGGGCTCATGCGCCTGCCGAAGGTCGTCACTGGGCTCTTCCGCTCGGGGACGCCCAGCGTCCCGCCGGGGGTGAGCCTGCTCGACACCCGCGAGCTCGAGAAGCTGGTGGCGAAGGCGGTGGACTTCGAGCGGATCCGCGACAACGTGCGCGAAGGCCGGGTGAACGCGCTCTTGATCGCCGCGCTCCACGTGGTGTCCGGTCAGACCACCGTGTTCGCGGAGATCGCGCCGGGCGCGCGCTACGTGCCCTCGACCTCCGGCATGCGCGTGGCGCGGGTCGAGCCCATCAGCATCGATCACGTGCTGGCGTCCGCGGCGATCCCGCTCCTGTTCCCCACCCGCAGGGTGGGGGAGCGCTTCTACTGCGACGGCGGCCTGCGCTTCAACACGCCCATCGCGCCGGCGATCCGCGCGGGGGCCGATCCGCTGCTGGTGATCTCGGTCAGCCATCGCGCCAGCGCCGACGAGCTTCAGGTGCTCGAGCGCGAGCATGACGAGGCGGAGGGCATGGAGCTCGGCCCGATGTTCCTGGTGGGCAAGCTCCTGAACGCGCTCCTGCTCGATCCGGTGAAGCACGACTTGCAGGTCCTGGCGCGGCTGAACGACCTGGTCGAGGTGCTGGAGAACACGCTGACCGAGGAGGAGTACGAGCGAGTTCAGGAGGTCCTGGTCCGCACCCGCGGCACCGGCTACCGTCGCCTCCAGACGCTGGTGTTCTCGCCCTCCGAGGACATCGGTCGCCTGGCGGGGGAGCACCTCCGGACGGTGCAGCGCGCCGACGAGCTGAACCCGGTGCTGGAGCGCTTCCTCGCCCGGGCCTCGGTCGAGGGCATGAGCCAGGAGGCGGACTGGGCCTCGTACCTGCTGTTCGACGGGGGCTTCGCCGAGCGGCTGATCGATCTCGGCCGGCGCGACGCGCTCCGGCGGGCCGACGAAATTACTGCGGTGTTCGCCGAACGGTGAGGGCTCCCGAGCCTCACGGATGCGTCGGCGCCGGCGATCTCGAGTGCCTCTGCCCGGTCGGAGCTCAAAGAGCTTCGCGCCTGATGCCTTGGATGGTGTCGAAGCCCTGATCGAAGGTCGCGATGCGCTCGATGCCTGCGTTCAGCATCACCGCGGCGTGCAGAGCGTCGCGGGCCGACACAGCGGTCGCGCCGCACAGGATGTCTCTCGCGCGGTCAGTGTCGGCGAGCGTGACCGGAAGCACGACGGGGCAGATGTGGACGAACAACTCGTAGACCTGGCGAGCCATGTCCAGGCGGCGGAGGCTCGCGTAGCGATAGAGGATTTCTTGCAGCACCTCGACGCTGGTGCACGCCTCCACCTCACCCGTGCGAACGCGCTCGAGGAAGCGCCGGGAAGGTGCGCGATTGGGATGCTCGCGCCCCGCGACGTACATCGGAATGTTCGAGTCCACGAAGACGGTCACGTCCGCCCTGCCTCGATCTCCGAGAGCATTTCGTCGATGTTGGCGGTCGGGGCCCCGAGCGCCGCGAGTTGCTCGACCGGATCGCTGGGCTGCCGGGGTTCGGCGAGCGCCCGTTCGAGAGCGCGGCGTACCCACTCACCCTTGGACATCCGGCTGCGCTGAGCTGCCTTCGTGATGCGGGCGTCGAGCTTCTCCGGTACCAGGACCTGGAGTCGATGACTCATATGAGCATGCTAACATGAGCTGAACCCTGGGGCCGGCGGGCGGACGAAATTGCTGCGGTGTTCGCCGAGGCCTGACCGCTTCAAAACGGCTGCTACCGGTGGTAACCCGGGCGCATGCGGATCAGCGCCACCCTCCTCACGCTCGCTCTCCTCAGCGCCGCTCGCGTCGCGACGGCGCAGCCCGATCCTCCCCCACCGCCCCCGCCCCCAGCGGGCGAGCCCGCTCCGGCTCCCGCCCCGCCCCCGCCGCCGCCGCCCGAGGCGGCGCCGCAACCGGCACCGCCGCCGCAGGGCGCGCCGCCGCCGCAGGGCGCGCCGCCCCCGCAAGGTGCCTACGGCTACGGCGGGCCGCCACCCGCAGGGCAGGCCCCTCCGCCCGCGGCGCCTCCGCCTGATCCGGGCGTCCACACTCACGACGGCTTCTACTTGCGCATGGGCCTCGGCGTCGGCTCCCTGAGCGGCACCGTGGAGCAGGACGCCGGGATCGGCACCGTCGACATCGACGCCAGCGGCATCGGGCCGGCGGTCGAGCTCGCGCTCGGCGGCACCGTGGCGCCCGGCATCGTGATCGGCGGCGGCATCTACGGCACCAGCATCGCGAAGGTGAAGTACGAGTACCAGAACCAGTCGTCGGACGGCGGTCAGGGCGTGGCCAGCATGATCGGTCCGTTCATCGACTACTACTTCGACCCGAACGGCGGCTTCCACGCGCAGGCGGCCATCGGCATCACCGCGATCACCTCGCAGAAGTCCGACGACCTGGCCTCGGATCCCTATCCGTCGGAGGACTCGTCGGGCACCGGCTCCGGCCTGATGCTCGGCGTCGGCTACGAGGCCTGGGTCGGGGAGCAGTGGGGCATCGGCGGGCTGGCCCGCCTGCAGTACTTCTCCGGCGAGGTCGAGGGCGACGACTCCGGCGACAAGGCCGACGTGAGCGGCACGGTCATCGCGGTGTTGTTCACCGCGACGCTGCACTGAGGCTCACTGCGGCAAGATCAGCGTGCAGATGTCGTTGATGCACTTGAGCTTCGGATCGCAGCAATCCGCGCTCGTCGTGCACTTGTCGAACTCTTTGCTGCACTGGTTCTGCTTCTGGCCGCAGGTCAGGGCGCCGGTCTGGGGATCCTGCTGGCAGTAGCCGCCGCAGCACTCGTCACCGCTCGAGCAGGTGCTGCCGTCGGGCTTGCACGGGTCCATCACCCAGTAGCCGCGGGCGTTGCCGGCCAGGAGCTCCTGCCCCGGTAGGTAGAACGCCGGGTAGCTGGGATCCGTACCCGGCTGCGCCGACAGGTTGATGGCGGCGACCCAGAGCTTCTTGGTCGTGACGTTCTGGAACAGGTCGTGCTCGCGCGGATCGCTCCACCACGGATCGATGGTCGCGACGTTGCCGTACATGCGCCGGCTCAGGAACACGACCCAGGCGTAGCCGCCGGACGCCACGGGGCCGACAGTGGGCTCGTAGTTGAGCAGCGTGTCGTCGGCGTGGTTGCCCGGGCCCACCGGCAGGTAGGAGACGCCGTTCTCCTTGCCGTTCGCGCGGTCGAGCTTGACCGCGGTGCCGGTGGCGACGTCCGTCCACCAGAGCTCGCCCTGCGCGCCGTAGCGGGTCGCGAAGAACTCCCCGGACGAGTTGGCCTTGACCTCGGTCTGGAACACCAGCGCGTCGCCGCTCGGCAAGAACCAGGGCCAGCCGGGCCGGTGCGCCCCGCTGTAGACGAGCTTCGGGTTACTGAAGGTCTTGGTCGTGGCGTCGAAGTCCATGGTCACGAGCTTCTTGCCGTCGCCGGGGCCCACCGTCGCGTCGCCGGCGCCGGTCTGGAACAGGAACGCCACGCGCTTGGTGTCGTGGGAGAACGCGGGCATGCCCGCGTGCGTCACGAAGCTCGACAGGCCCGTGGTCGCGATGGGGCTGCCGTTCGTCATGTCGTAGAGCGCGGTCGTGGCGCCGGTGTTCGCGGCGCCCGGCAGCGGCACGGCGTTGCCCAGACCCAGGCTGCCGTCCGGTGACAGGCCAATCCAGCCGAGCTTGGTGTTGGTGCTCGCGGCGTAGGCGGTTTCGGCGTAGCCGGCGTTCAGCGCGTAGCTCGAGCTCGCCTGGTAGTTGTTGCCGTGCTGCGCGATCATGCGCGCGCCGTCGCTGGCCACGGTGTGGCAGACGCGGCACGCGGTGCTGTTGCCGTTGCCGCCGGCGACCAGCGTCGGATCGGTGGCGCCGGGCTTGATGGCGAGCGTGGCGCCACCGAACATGCCGTCGCCGCCGATGGCGCCGGGGTAGTTCTTGGCGAGCTTCGTGCCGTAGGACTGGTAATAGACGGTGCCCTTGAGCTGGCCCTTGGCGACGGTCCAGGTCTCGGTCATCGGGCCGTAGGCCACGCCGCCTTTGGCGACCACGATGTTCAGGCTGAGCTGCCCGCCCGCCGCCGACAGCGTCGCCGCGTCCCATGCCGCCTGCGGAATCGGATGGCGCACGAAGGGCGCGCCGGGCGCCAGCGGCTTCGGCCGCGCGAAGAAGCCCTTGTAGTCGTAGTTCGGCGCGGTCAGGTGGATGTACACCCCGTCCGCCACGGCCATGGATCCCGCGGCCCACTGCATCAGCGGCGCCAGCAGGCCGAGCGGCCACACGGTCTTGTCGTAGGGGTAGAGCATCTTCAGGCTCGCGTCGGCCGTCGGCGTGCCGAGCAAGATGGCCTTCAGCGCCGCGTCCACCACGCCGCCCTCGCCCTCGCCGCCCACTCCCCCGACGCCGCCGCCGGTGGTGCCGCCGTCGCTCTCGGTGCCGCCGTTCTGCTCGCACTCGAGCTTCACGGTGACGGTGGTGGTGGCCTTCTGCAGGCCGACCGTGGCCTCCACCGTGGCGACGCCGCCTGCCTTGCCGGAGGCGGTGAAGAGCCCGCTCTTGTCGATGGTGCCGATCTCCGCCTTGTCCACCAGCCAGAGCGCGTTCGCTTTCGTGCCTCCGTCGAAGGCATCGAGCTGCACCGTGGGCGCCGCCTCGCCGCACTTCGCGGTCAAGACCGGGTTCTGCGGAGAGATCGACACCGAGGAGCTCGTGTCCGTGTTCACGTCGAGGTAGAGCCCGCCGCTGCCGCTCGAGGCGCCGGTGCCACTCGACGCGCCGGTGCCGCTGGAGGCGCCGGTGCTCGAGCCGCCGTTGTCAGCGGTCCCACCATCGCTGCCGCCGCAGGCGCCGGCGACGGCGCTGGCTACGGCCACGATCCCCAAGCCCAGAGCCCAACGTCGTGTCGCCCGCATGGCCGACATTCTAGTCGATTGGCGAGGCCGCCGCACGGGCGGGGTACGCTTCGCGCGTGGTTCGAGCCTGTCCGCTCCTGCTCGCTGCCGGAGCGCTCTCGTGCGGCTCCCGTGACCAGGCGGGTGCACCTGATTCGTCCAGCTCCGGCGTCGAGGTGCAGGCCGGCTGGTATTCGTCTTTCGACGAGCCCATCCGCCTGCTCGAGAACGGCGGCTCGTTGCCCCTGCCAGACTTCGTCGATGTCGACGTCTGGTGGGGCCGGCTCGAAAAGCGAAGCTGGTGTTCCGAGCGCAGCTTGGCTATGCCGCGCGCTCCATGAAAGCTCCCCTCCCCATCGGTCTTGGTCTGGCGATGCTCGGCTGCAACGCGAGCTCCGCGCCGCCTCCCGCCGGGGCGGGGCCGGGGAAGGTCTGCACGGAGATGGGCTGCCAGAGCGGGCTCGACATCGAGCTCGTGCGCCCCACCGGCTGGCCGCCGGGCAGCTACCGCATCACGCTCAGGGTCGACGGCAAGTCGGCGAGCTGCGAGGGCAAGCTCCCGCTCGAGCCTTGCGAGCGCGGGCCGACGTTTCACTGCAACGACGCCTCACTCAGCATCGCCGAGAGCGGCTGCGCGCTGGCGGCGGACCAGCACGCCATCGGCGGCCTGACCTCGACCGTCACCGAAGCGTCGAAAGCCTCCCTCGTCATCGAGCACCAGGGCGCGCTCCAAGCCACGGCGCAGCTCACGCCAGCGTTCCAGACCGTGCAGCCCAACGGGCCGGGCTGCGAGCCGGTGTGCCAGAGCGCGTCGATGCGGCTCACGCTGCGCTGAGGCCGCTCACGTGATATCGGGTCAGCGTCATGCCGCTGCCCTTCTCCGTGACCGCGACCGACCCCGGCTCGCGCGCGCGGCGCGGCTTCCTCGACACCGCCCACGGACGCGTGGAGACCCCGGTGTTCATGACGGTGGGCACTCGGGCCACCGTGACCGGCCTCGACCCGGCCGACCTGGCGGCGGTCGGGGCGCAGGTGCTGCTGGGCAACACCTACCATTTGATGCTGCGTCCGGGGCCCGAGCTGTTCCGACGGGTCGGCGGCATCCACCGCTTCATGGGCTGGTCGGGCCCGGTGCTCACCGACTCCGGCGGTTACCAGATCTTCTCGCTGCCTGCCGAGCGTACGATCAGCGAGCGCGGCGCGCGCTTTCGCAGCTACGTCGACCGGCGCGAGCACTTGCTGTCGCCGGAGCGCTCGATCGAGGTCCAGACCGCCATCGGCGCCGACATCATGATGGTGCTCGACGAGTGCGTGGACGGGCGGTCCGACGCCAGCGTCACGCGGGCAGCGATGGAGCGGACCCATCGTTGGGCGTTGCGCAGCCTGGCGGCGCGAACCAACCCCGCGCAGGCCCTGTTCGCCATCGTGCAGGGCGGTGTGGTCCCCGCGCTGCGCCGGGAGTCGGCCGCCTTCCTCACGGAGCAGCCCTTCGACGGCTTCGCGATAGGCGGGCTCGCGGTCGGCGACCGCCGCTCCGAGCGTGAAGACATGACGGCGCTGTCGGCGGAGCTCTTGCCAGCGAATCGGCCGCGTTACCTGATGGGCGTGGGGACTCCGCCCGATCTCCTCCAAGCCATGCTGGCGGGCGTGGACATGTTCGACTGCGTCTTGCCCACGCACCTCGGCTGGCAGGGCACCGCGTTCACCTCCACCGGGCGGGTGAAGCTGACCCGTGCGGCCCACGCGCACGCGGATCGCTCGCTCGACGAAGCCTGCGGATGTGCCACCTGCCGGGGCTTCTCCCGGGCCTATTTGCACCACCTCTTCAAGTGCGGCGAGCCGCTCGGCCCGCGCCTGATCTCGAGGCACAACCTGCACCACTACCTGACGCTGATGGGCGAGGCCCGCGCCGCCATCGAGCGCGGGGAGTACGCCGCCTACGCGAAGGACAAGCTCGACGCCATCGACCGCCACGAGCACAGCGAGCGCCGAATCGGCGAGGAGGCGCCGGCGTGAGCGAGAAGGCCTCCGGCTGCGAGGTGGTGGTCACCCGGAGCGGCGCCCGGGCGATGCGCGACCGCGCCACGGGTGAGCTGATGCACCCGGTGGT
It encodes the following:
- a CDS encoding serine/threonine-protein phosphatase, translating into MTLGPSTQATLTLTAFGLTDVGFVRKANEDVIVLRDDLGLYGVFDGAGGHEAGDVAALAAARMVQKHVAETEAEARAKPDLDPFGIAVDGRRLAAALHRANKSVVDIAKAARSKRGMGTTAVALLFSHRSSLVHVAHAGDSRCYRLRAGNLEQLTVDHSMINDVIEQRPDLDDDVLSSLPQHAVTRALGMEDKLRIPMTSHQVVDGDRFLLCSDGLTGEVTPETIAETLARRDPPAETVVALIDLAKAEGAPDNVSVVVIDCHGPRRAAVPVYDRSSIDISPEHRSSEPELLLLGIEEIPLDEIVNVDVDELGEVLARLIRK
- a CDS encoding TlpA family protein disulfide reductase — encoded protein: MLRPAALWLALLSGCAAQPAEPRAAPAPSEAPAPEPEPESVPFRVLAPKERVPDFRVSSTDGRSFPSKEWIGKQPFVVVFFATWCRVCDMKLPLVAQAIGPHAELPVLLVSLDDADTWDAVPDFLRRHRLPKPVVRGTSFPRFALAYDPLQTVPVVAVIGRNGYLVDYQVGYSASHGPRLAAAVELAVRMPADAPPFLDSPDAEPPDL
- a CDS encoding patatin-like phospholipase family protein, coding for MPARKRTPGIVLSGGGMRGAYEAGVVAGVMQVLGRKADDAPLFRVMAGTSVGAINAAFLASRSERGDHGAEELLEFWRSLRLETHAKLRLLGLMRLPKVVTGLFRSGTPSVPPGVSLLDTRELEKLVAKAVDFERIRDNVREGRVNALLIAALHVVSGQTTVFAEIAPGARYVPSTSGMRVARVEPISIDHVLASAAIPLLFPTRRVGERFYCDGGLRFNTPIAPAIRAGADPLLVISVSHRASADELQVLEREHDEAEGMELGPMFLVGKLLNALLLDPVKHDLQVLARLNDLVEVLENTLTEEEYERVQEVLVRTRGTGYRRLQTLVFSPSEDIGRLAGEHLRTVQRADELNPVLERFLARASVEGMSQEADWASYLLFDGGFAERLIDLGRRDALRRADEITAVFAER
- a CDS encoding type II toxin-antitoxin system VapC family toxin, with amino-acid sequence MTVFVDSNIPMYVAGREHPNRAPSRRFLERVRTGEVEACTSVEVLQEILYRYASLRRLDMARQVYELFVHICPVVLPVTLADTDRARDILCGATAVSARDALHAAVMLNAGIERIATFDQGFDTIQGIRREAL
- a CDS encoding ribbon-helix-helix protein, CopG family; translation: MSHRLQVLVPEKLDARITKAAQRSRMSKGEWVRRALERALAEPRQPSDPVEQLAALGAPTANIDEMLSEIEAGRT